The Lentisphaerota bacterium sequence CCGGAGGCGACCATCTGCTGACCGGCAAAGCCGGGATTGACCGTCATGATCAGGACAAAGTCAATGCGATCCAGCACATACTCCAGCACCGAGAGCGGCGTAGCAGGATTCAGGGCCACGCCGGTGCGGATCCCGGCATCGTGGCTGATGGCGAGCGCCCGGTCAAGGTGAAGGGTGGACTCCGCATGCACGGAGATCATCTGCACCGGGAGGCCCCGGGTTTTCTCGATGAAGAAGACGGGGTCGTTGACCATCAGGTGCAGATCAAAGGGGAGGGCCGTCTTGCGGCGCAACTGGGTCAGCATTTCGAGCCCGAGCGGCAGATTCGGCGTGAAGTGTGCGTCCATGATGTCGAGATGGAGATAATCCGCGCCCACGGCTTCCAGGCGGCGCACGCTCTCCTCCAGGTTGCACAAGTCGCAGCACATCAGCGACGGCGCGATCTCCACGACAGGCCGCGTGCGCTGCGGGACGGTTGGGAGGGCGGTCGTGGGCTGCGGCAGGGGCTGAGTTGCATCGGCTTCGCCGAGGAACGTCTCCTTTAGATAGCGCAACGACTGCCGCATCTGGTCCTCGAGCAGATGATCGCTGTAGTCGCGTCCCAGCTTGGGACCGCCGAATTCCAAGTAGCCGATCAGGTGGTCCACGGGCAGTTTGTCGGCGCGCCTCAGCAGAAAATCGCGCACGGCTGTGGCGTCCACGATTCCGCGTTTCCGGTCCGCTGGCGTGAAACCGAACGTGCTGTCGAACCGGGCATCTGTGTTCTTCAGGTGCAACTCGTACAGATAGGGCAGGCAGGGTTCCAGCAGCGCGTAGTTGTCGAACTGCACGACACCGGCGCGGTCGGCAAACCCATGCGCGACATCGGCGCAGAACAAGGCCTGGCTGGTGTTCGGATGCGCCTGGTGAAACCGACGCAGCGTTTCGCCCATAGCGCGGATTTCCTCCGGCAGCGTGGGCGGTTCAGCCTGGCAGGACATGGGCTCGATGGTGAGGAACGGCACGCCATGCGCGTGGGCAAAGGCCATCAATTCCTGCATATGATGCAGGTAAGTGGCCCATCCCTGCGGCTTGGTTCCCATCTGGTCGCGCAGCACGGCGCCGGGGTTGTGGCCGACG is a genomic window containing:
- a CDS encoding ribulose-phosphate 3-epimerase, producing the protein MISFENPGNPLMKPLVLALGVKADPIEYRYSYEWLFRLMSQEGVRHLQLGSFFEVYHLPDEWFVRLRRQADDFGIQITSLFTTHRELGGFFQNDPAWAAVARRNFERYIEVGALLGAAAVGHNPGAVLRDQMGTKPQGWATYLHHMQELMAFAHAHGVPFLTIEPMSCQAEPPTLPEEIRAMGETLRRFHQAHPNTSQALFCADVAHGFADRAGVVQFDNYALLEPCLPYLYELHLKNTDARFDSTFGFTPADRKRGIVDATAVRDFLLRRADKLPVDHLIGYLEFGGPKLGRDYSDHLLEDQMRQSLRYLKETFLGEADATQPLPQPTTALPTVPQRTRPVVEIAPSLMCCDLCNLEESVRRLEAVGADYLHLDIMDAHFTPNLPLGLEMLTQLRRKTALPFDLHLMVNDPVFFIEKTRGLPVQMISVHAESTLHLDRALAISHDAGIRTGVALNPATPLSVLEYVLDRIDFVLIMTVNPGFAGQQMVASGLRKLADCRRFLDAHGRTDIAIQVDGNVSFANIPAMVAAGASNLVAGSSSLYSREASLKENQRKMQVAIEAGLRQRDTTHER